A stretch of DNA from bacterium:
GCGACGGGGGCGACAATGCCCTTTACCTGGCTCGAAAAACAGCACAGCTCAGGATCTTCGAGGACCAGGATGGCAAGATGAACCGCTCCATCCTCCAATCGGGGGGGGAGGCCATGGTAGTGTCCCAGTTCACGCTGGTTGCCGACACGGGGAAGGGAAACAGGCCCGGGTTCGGACAGGCCATGGCGCCTGGACCGGCGGAGGCGCTTTACAGGATGTTCATCAGTGAGTTGGAAGGACAGGGGATCATCGTCAGCACGGGCGTATTCGGAGCAAGCATGAAAGTAACCCTGGTCAACGACGGACCGGTAACGTTTCTTCTCGAGTCACGGAAGCTCGAGAAGAAACGTGTGCTAAGAGCGAAGAGCGAAGAGCGAAGAGCTGAGAGCTGAGAACCGGTATGCGCAGGTTTTCTTAGTGTCCCCTTCGGGGATGGTGGAAACCCCTCGCCTTCAGGCGAAGCAGGTTTTCCTGAAGTCCCCGAAGGGGACGATGGTTTGCCATCCCCCGACTGAAGTCGGGGGGATTCCGGCGATGGATTGTAATTTGAAGTACCGCCGTCTGAAGACGGCGGTATCAAGTGGCGCTTCAAGTCGAATTCATTCGACGCGCCACTTCAAGCCCTCGGCTTACAGCCGAGGGTCTAGCTGACTTCATAGTTCTGCCTTTTTGTTACAGGAGATCATAATCCATGGGCAAACTCGTTGTCGAACACCTCGCGGTAGGGCCCCTGCAGTCGAACTGCTTTATCGTCGGTGACGAGATCAGCGGCGAGGCGGTCGTAATCGATCCGGGAGAGGACGGGGAGATGATCCTCGCTGCAGTCAGGAGACGGCCCTGGACCGTCAGGGCTGTTCTCAATACCCACGCCCACTTCGATCACATCGCCGCCAACGAAGTCATTGTGAAAGAGACAGGAGCGCCCCTCGTTGCGCCCCGCGCCGACGCTCCTTACATGCCTCAGGCACACATGGCTGCAAGAATGTACGGGCTTGTGGTCGCTCCTTCCCCGGACCCCGACCGCCTCATCGACGAAGGTGACGTGATCATCATCGGGGATGAAGAGATCGGGGTACTTTCCACACCCGGACACACACCCGGTGGTGTGACTTTTGTGACGAGCGCAGGTGTATTCCCCGGGGATGCCCTGTTCGCCGGCTCCATCGGGAGGACTGACCTGCCGGGCGGCGATTACCAAACCCTGATCATCTCTATCAGGAAGAAGATCCTCACCCTTCCCGATGAGACTCCGGTGTACCCCGGCCACGGACCATTTACCACGGTGGGAAGGGAAAAAAACCTCAACCCGTTTCTGACCTAGAGTCTGTCGAAGAACCTCGCACAGACTCCCAGGTATATTTTGTCGGCCTAAGATACAATGAGTTCATGAAAAAACGCATCTTCCGACAATTACCCGGCAGCGTGTCAGGAGGTCAGGACACGCTGCAGGTACAGGGATCCGTGAACGGGCAGGAAAGGACGAGACTCATGGAGGAAACCCAAAGCAGGCTTTTCGGGCGAAAGATCCTTCTCGGGATCACCGGAGGCATCGGGGCCTACAAGGCAGCGGAACTGACGCGCGCTCTCCAGCGTGAAGGCGCCCAGGTGTCGGTTGTCATGACCGGGAACGCCACCAGGTTCATCACCCCGCTGACCATGGAGACCCTGAGCCGGAACCCCGTGGGCCTCGACATGTTCTCCCTCACCGACGAGAGGACGATCGGGCATATCGAGAGGGCAAGGTGGGCCGAACTGTTCCTCGTTGCGCCCGCGACGGCCAACTTCATAGGCAAGGCCGCTAACGGCATCGCCGACGACCTGCTCACCACGATCTTACTGGTGATGACATGCCCGGTTGTCGTGGCTCCGGCCATGAACTCGAGGATGTGGGGCCATCCCGCAGTCCGGGAGAACCTGGCGA
This window harbors:
- a CDS encoding MBL fold metallo-hydrolase translates to MGKLVVEHLAVGPLQSNCFIVGDEISGEAVVIDPGEDGEMILAAVRRRPWTVRAVLNTHAHFDHIAANEVIVKETGAPLVAPRADAPYMPQAHMAARMYGLVVAPSPDPDRLIDEGDVIIIGDEEIGVLSTPGHTPGGVTFVTSAGVFPGDALFAGSIGRTDLPGGDYQTLIISIRKKILTLPDETPVYPGHGPFTTVGREKNLNPFLT
- the dtd gene encoding D-aminoacyl-tRNA deacylase, yielding MRALIQRTAECRVEVDGKQVSATGPGILVLLGIAEGDGGDNALYLARKTAQLRIFEDQDGKMNRSILQSGGEAMVVSQFTLVADTGKGNRPGFGQAMAPGPAEALYRMFISELEGQGIIVSTGVFGASMKVTLVNDGPVTFLLESRKLEKKRVLRAKSEERRAES